From the genome of Sphingobacterium sp. UGAL515B_05:
TATTTCGCTAATGCAGTGAGTTCCTGTTTCACTTTCTCTCGGTATTCCAAACCCCAACTGACCAGGGATTCGGTGACGGGGAACACACTTTTACCATAGGCCGTAATTTTATAAAACACTTTAACGGGGTCTTCACTTGGCTGGCGGGCGACTAACAAGTTTAGTTCAAGGTCTCGAAGTTCTTTCGTCAACACTTTTGCAGAAATTCCCTGAACCTCCCGTTCCATTT
Proteins encoded in this window:
- a CDS encoding helix-turn-helix domain-containing protein, which encodes MGQVLDGNQMREASCTEELRAMRDALDILGGKWKLMILRYLANRESQEIHFKKMEREVQGISAKVLTKELRDLELNLLVARQPSEDPVKVFYKITAYGKSVFPVTESLVSWGLEYREKVKQELTALAK